The proteins below come from a single Bremerella sp. JC817 genomic window:
- a CDS encoding adenosylmethionine-8-amino-7-oxononanoate aminotransferase yields MASRISGKVVSISESGDAITDLTHDQLVDVPGDDRTSIECSGHTTLGIYPADHDQPEMTYVAILGNSGCLELSLIGDSAAKFLGLKVNDSVTIKW; encoded by the coding sequence GTGGCGAGTCGTATCTCCGGAAAAGTCGTCTCCATATCGGAGTCAGGCGACGCAATTACCGATCTGACGCACGACCAGTTGGTGGACGTGCCCGGGGATGATCGCACTTCGATTGAATGCAGCGGCCACACGACGTTAGGTATCTATCCGGCCGATCATGATCAGCCCGAGATGACTTACGTTGCGATCCTGGGCAACAGTGGTTGCTTGGAGCTTTCGTTGATTGGTGATAGTGCGGCGAAGTTTCTCGGCCTGAAAGTCAACGACAGCGTAACAATCAAGTGGTAA
- a CDS encoding helix-turn-helix domain-containing protein, whose product MADYIPLSDFAAKLGVSEETIQDLRERGKLRAFRDGSSWKFKEDDLDKARSIMAEEGIGISDAGSSDSESQEFELSGISDPEEGSSGSMDSLLISDVGDGDAGSSNIIGDDSDSSLNLDSDIGLGDSSSSIDPAAESNLSSLSLGEGSDILEGSSINKPVDEDEFSLADDDDEELSLVDDGSDANIDLGSEPSDPEGTGSGLSLGLEDDSLDLGTSGIGLEDNDSSGELTLDIEDDEDSSMDLLVSESDLGLADDEVSADDGSEINLIDDDSGVGLAADSADDSEFSLSSGDSGLELISADDAEEVAVAASAGDDDDGIEALGGGAEADFMLTPIEGDLEDDDSGSQVIALDSDSMSSESGLFGSSTLEGGDFGGLGDAGDGLEADEPAMAGTSSRAAAPVAAAPAEVPYSLMNVLSLGLTAVLMIGCGLMVTDLMWNMWSYNEPYALSSTLMDGVLSMLP is encoded by the coding sequence ATGGCCGACTATATTCCGCTTTCTGACTTTGCCGCCAAGCTGGGCGTTTCCGAAGAGACGATTCAAGATCTGCGCGAACGTGGTAAGCTTCGTGCCTTCCGTGACGGTTCCAGCTGGAAGTTCAAGGAAGACGATCTCGATAAAGCTCGCTCGATCATGGCCGAGGAAGGTATTGGCATCTCGGACGCCGGAAGCAGCGACAGCGAAAGCCAGGAATTCGAGCTGAGCGGTATTTCGGATCCTGAAGAAGGTTCGTCCGGTTCGATGGACAGCCTTTTGATCTCGGACGTAGGTGACGGCGATGCCGGCTCGTCCAATATCATTGGCGACGACTCTGATAGTTCGCTCAACCTCGATAGCGACATCGGTCTGGGCGACTCTTCCAGCAGCATCGACCCAGCCGCCGAATCAAACCTCAGCAGTCTTTCGCTGGGTGAAGGTTCCGACATTCTGGAAGGCTCGTCGATCAACAAGCCTGTCGACGAAGATGAATTCAGCCTGGCGGATGACGACGACGAAGAGCTGAGCCTGGTCGACGACGGCAGCGACGCAAACATTGACCTCGGTTCGGAACCATCCGATCCAGAAGGCACCGGCAGCGGTTTGAGCCTCGGTCTGGAAGATGACTCGCTCGACCTTGGTACCAGCGGTATTGGCCTGGAAGACAACGACAGCAGCGGCGAGCTGACCCTCGACATCGAAGATGACGAAGACAGCAGCATGGACCTGTTGGTCAGCGAAAGCGACCTCGGTCTGGCCGACGACGAAGTCTCGGCAGACGATGGCAGCGAAATCAATCTGATCGACGACGACAGTGGCGTCGGTCTGGCGGCTGATTCGGCAGACGACAGCGAGTTCTCCCTGTCGAGCGGCGACAGCGGCCTGGAACTAATCAGTGCCGACGACGCCGAAGAAGTCGCTGTGGCAGCAAGTGCTGGCGATGACGACGATGGTATCGAAGCCCTGGGCGGCGGTGCCGAAGCCGACTTCATGCTGACGCCGATCGAAGGGGATCTGGAAGACGACGACAGCGGATCGCAGGTGATTGCCCTCGATTCCGACTCGATGTCGTCGGAATCGGGTCTATTCGGTAGTTCGACCCTGGAAGGGGGCGACTTCGGTGGTCTGGGCGATGCAGGCGATGGCCTGGAGGCTGACGAGCCAGCGATGGCTGGCACCAGTTCCAGGGCGGCGGCTCCGGTTGCAGCAGCTCCGGCGGAAGTCCCTTACTCGCTGATGAACGTCCTGAGCCTGGGGCTTACCGCGGTTCTGATGATCGGTTGCGGTCTGATGGTCACCGACCTGATGTGGAACATGTGGAGCTACAACGAGCCTTACGCTCTGAGCAGCACCCTGATGGATGGCGTGCTGAGCATGCTTCCGTAA
- a CDS encoding type 1 glutamine amidotransferase, giving the protein MSEPRYLLIQIRDADDPIRHQEIDCFAAALDCSRDAITVFDLLKQSLQPADLADVDMVMIGGSGRYSVTSDAPWMQVALGSLQRLLDAGKPTFASCWGFQALARAAGGTVIHDLPHAELGSNPVYLTEAGRLDPIFSQMPHRFLAYMGHEDRVIEMPPATTLLASNDNVAQQAFRFDDRPIYCTQFHPELTLDSLMDRIAAYPEYCERIAKIPYDAFRQQCHAAPESETLLRVFRDHFLGK; this is encoded by the coding sequence ATGAGTGAACCTCGCTACCTGCTGATTCAGATCCGAGATGCCGACGATCCGATTCGTCACCAAGAGATCGATTGCTTCGCCGCTGCCCTCGATTGCTCGCGGGACGCGATCACAGTGTTTGACCTACTCAAGCAGTCGCTTCAGCCAGCGGATTTAGCTGATGTCGATATGGTGATGATCGGCGGTTCGGGCCGATACAGCGTTACCAGCGATGCCCCATGGATGCAGGTCGCGCTAGGGAGCCTTCAGCGGCTTCTGGATGCAGGAAAGCCAACCTTCGCCTCATGCTGGGGCTTTCAAGCTTTAGCTCGGGCGGCTGGTGGCACGGTGATTCACGATCTTCCGCATGCGGAACTAGGAAGCAATCCGGTCTACCTGACCGAAGCTGGACGGCTCGATCCGATCTTCTCGCAGATGCCGCATCGCTTTCTTGCTTACATGGGGCACGAAGATCGCGTCATCGAAATGCCACCGGCAACGACCCTGCTGGCCAGCAACGACAACGTGGCCCAACAGGCATTCCGGTTCGACGATCGGCCGATTTATTGCACCCAGTTCCATCCCGAGCTGACGCTCGACTCGTTGATGGATCGCATAGCCGCGTATCCGGAATATTGCGAGAGGATTGCGAAGATTCCGTACGATGCTTTCCGTCAGCAGTGCCACGCAGCCCCCGAGAGCGAGACGCTACTCCGCGTCTTTCGCGATCACTTTCTAGGCAAGTAA
- a CDS encoding ATP-binding protein translates to MPLSEDRPINDRALELLEEHRDAIYRRTDRMFAWLMLFQWLAGIVLAVWISPYSWAGRSFFVHPHLWSAVFLGGLLSSLPIFLAYFLPGRNITRLTIAVAQGLYSALLIHLMGGRIEAHFHVFGSLAFLAFYRDWKVLSAATLVIATDHMVRGVFWPESIYGISMFGWRRSIEHIGWVAFEDVFLFYSIWISCREMTIIANRRAEMERMQTEVEREVTDRTREIELQRLVLQESHERLERQTVELKKAIEASEGANRAKSAFLANMSHEIRTPLTAILGFADVLLESGDMKKAPPERIDAIETIRRNGSHLISLINDVLDLSKIEAGKFQVENLPCSLHRLLCDLRHLMLVRAEEKKLAINIQYETAIPDMILTDPTRLRQIVMNLLSNSIKFTQEGEINLKVSLIGKGDRRQIQIDVSDTGIGISDEMRDRLFQPFTQADGSMSRRFGGTGLGLTISRHFAKLLGGDLSIVDTSQRGSTFRLVIDPGPLHDATFDQPEMLEKAPAAKPKAEPTPKNVLEGLRILLVEDGPDNQRLISFLLKKAGAQVELAENGEQGYMKVHESEDPYDIILMDMQMPIMDGYTATSKLRADGYEVPIIALTAHAMAEDRNRCIEAGCTDYSTKPIDRTKLIELIRFHVQPTWANP, encoded by the coding sequence GTGCCATTGAGTGAAGATCGCCCGATCAACGATCGCGCACTCGAGCTGCTCGAAGAGCACCGCGATGCGATTTATCGGCGAACCGATCGCATGTTTGCCTGGCTGATGCTGTTTCAATGGCTAGCCGGGATCGTGCTGGCGGTTTGGATCTCACCCTATTCTTGGGCCGGTCGTTCGTTCTTTGTTCATCCTCATCTGTGGTCCGCTGTGTTCTTGGGTGGGCTATTGAGCAGCCTCCCGATCTTCCTGGCGTATTTCCTCCCCGGACGTAACATCACCCGACTAACGATCGCGGTGGCCCAAGGTTTATATTCGGCACTGCTGATTCACCTGATGGGTGGACGGATCGAAGCACACTTCCACGTCTTTGGTTCGCTGGCGTTTCTCGCCTTCTACCGTGACTGGAAAGTGCTTTCCGCCGCGACGCTGGTGATTGCGACCGATCACATGGTGCGTGGCGTATTCTGGCCGGAATCGATCTATGGCATCTCGATGTTTGGCTGGCGCCGCTCGATCGAACATATTGGCTGGGTCGCATTCGAGGACGTGTTCCTCTTCTATTCGATCTGGATCAGTTGTCGCGAGATGACGATCATCGCCAACCGCCGTGCTGAAATGGAGCGAATGCAGACGGAAGTCGAACGCGAGGTGACCGACCGTACCCGGGAAATCGAACTCCAACGGCTTGTGCTGCAGGAATCGCACGAACGCCTGGAACGGCAAACCGTCGAACTGAAGAAAGCGATCGAAGCCAGCGAAGGGGCGAACCGCGCCAAGAGTGCGTTCCTGGCGAACATGAGCCACGAAATCCGCACGCCATTGACGGCGATCCTGGGTTTTGCCGATGTCTTGCTGGAATCGGGGGACATGAAGAAAGCGCCACCGGAACGTATCGACGCTATCGAAACGATTCGTCGGAACGGCTCGCACCTGATCTCGCTGATCAACGACGTGCTCGATCTTTCCAAGATTGAAGCCGGTAAATTCCAGGTTGAGAACCTGCCTTGTTCGCTGCATCGATTGCTATGCGATCTGCGGCACCTGATGCTCGTTCGAGCGGAAGAGAAGAAGCTGGCGATCAACATCCAATACGAAACCGCCATTCCCGACATGATTCTGACCGACCCAACCCGGTTGCGTCAGATTGTCATGAACCTGCTGAGCAACTCGATCAAGTTCACGCAAGAAGGCGAAATCAACTTGAAGGTCTCGTTGATCGGCAAGGGGGACCGGCGGCAAATTCAGATCGATGTCAGCGATACGGGAATCGGCATCTCGGACGAAATGCGCGATCGCTTGTTCCAGCCATTCACCCAGGCCGACGGATCGATGTCACGCCGCTTCGGTGGAACCGGTTTGGGACTGACCATCAGTCGCCACTTCGCCAAGCTCTTGGGCGGCGACTTATCGATTGTCGACACATCGCAGCGCGGCTCTACGTTTCGCCTGGTGATCGATCCAGGTCCACTACATGACGCGACGTTCGACCAACCTGAAATGTTGGAGAAGGCCCCTGCCGCGAAGCCAAAGGCCGAACCAACTCCGAAAAATGTTCTGGAAGGTCTGCGAATCCTGCTGGTCGAAGACGGCCCCGACAACCAGCGTTTGATTTCGTTTCTGCTGAAAAAGGCAGGTGCCCAGGTCGAACTGGCCGAGAACGGCGAGCAAGGCTACATGAAGGTGCACGAGTCGGAAGATCCGTACGACATCATCCTGATGGATATGCAAATGCCGATCATGGATGGCTACACGGCCACCTCGAAACTGCGTGCCGATGGATACGAGGTGCCGATCATCGCCCTGACCGCCCATGCCATGGCGGAAGATCGGAACCGCTGCATTGAAGCCGGCTGCACCGACTATTCGACCAAGCCAATCGATCGCACCAAGTTGATCGAATTGATTCGCTTCCACGTTCAACCGACGTGGGCCAATCCGTAG
- the bioA gene encoding adenosylmethionine--8-amino-7-oxononanoate transaminase has translation MNPTPQQLIEWDKHYVWHAFTQMASYDPLIIESAEGCELIDLDGRRLIDGVSSMWCNVHGHRHPAIDAAIVAQMGKVAHVTNLGCSNSTTIRLAKRLADLTPGDLNHVFFCSDGASALEVAIKLAFQYWHQCDNPQPGKTKYIGFEDAYHGDTIGTISVGGVDKFNSVFKPLMFPVHRLPIPDRRTPSLETSCEHHLQILEDTLAEHHDSIAAVVIEPLVLGAAGMIVQPHGYLRGVRELTRKYNVLLIADEVAVGLGRTGTMFGCQQEEVVPDILCLGKGLTGGYLPMSAAIASTEIWNAYLGDFSEAKQLCHGHTFGGNPLSAAAALATLDLFDQEATLAGLPAKIERIADHLQTLANHPHVRDVRQYGMIAAVELVKDRTTGEPFPWTERHGHQVCQYALNHGLWIRPLGNVLVIMPPLAISLEQIDTICQVIGDGIDFVTRNKADGNE, from the coding sequence ATGAATCCGACCCCGCAGCAACTCATTGAATGGGACAAGCACTACGTTTGGCACGCCTTCACCCAGATGGCCAGTTACGATCCACTGATCATCGAATCGGCGGAAGGGTGCGAACTGATCGACCTCGACGGTCGACGGTTAATCGACGGCGTCAGCAGCATGTGGTGCAATGTGCATGGGCACCGTCATCCTGCCATCGATGCGGCAATCGTCGCTCAGATGGGTAAGGTTGCTCATGTAACCAACCTTGGCTGCTCGAACAGCACGACGATTCGCCTGGCCAAGCGTCTGGCCGACCTGACGCCTGGCGATCTCAATCACGTCTTCTTTTGCAGCGACGGCGCTTCGGCCCTGGAAGTTGCGATCAAGCTTGCCTTTCAGTATTGGCATCAATGCGACAACCCTCAGCCAGGCAAGACAAAATATATCGGCTTCGAAGACGCCTATCATGGCGACACGATCGGCACGATCAGCGTCGGCGGCGTCGACAAGTTCAACTCGGTGTTCAAGCCGCTGATGTTCCCGGTGCATCGCCTGCCGATCCCTGACCGGCGGACCCCTTCGTTGGAAACAAGCTGCGAGCATCACCTGCAAATTCTCGAAGACACGCTGGCTGAGCATCACGACTCGATCGCGGCTGTCGTGATCGAACCTCTCGTGCTGGGTGCCGCCGGAATGATCGTGCAGCCGCATGGCTACCTGCGCGGCGTTCGTGAACTGACACGCAAGTACAACGTGCTGCTGATTGCCGACGAAGTTGCGGTCGGGCTCGGCCGAACCGGGACCATGTTTGGCTGTCAGCAGGAAGAGGTCGTGCCTGATATTCTTTGCCTTGGCAAGGGTTTGACCGGCGGCTATCTGCCGATGAGCGCCGCGATTGCTTCCACCGAAATCTGGAACGCTTACCTTGGCGACTTTTCTGAGGCGAAGCAGCTTTGTCACGGGCACACGTTCGGAGGCAATCCATTGAGTGCCGCGGCGGCGTTGGCCACCCTCGACTTGTTCGATCAGGAAGCAACACTTGCCGGTTTGCCTGCCAAGATCGAGCGAATTGCTGATCACTTGCAAACCCTTGCCAACCATCCGCATGTCCGCGATGTCCGGCAATACGGTATGATTGCCGCGGTGGAACTGGTGAAAGATCGCACCACCGGCGAACCATTTCCTTGGACAGAACGCCATGGCCACCAGGTTTGTCAGTACGCGTTGAACCATGGCCTTTGGATTCGTCCGCTGGGCAACGTCTTGGTAATCATGCCCCCCCTGGCCATCTCTCTCGAGCAGATCGACACCATTTGTCAGGTAATCGGTGACGGCATCGACTTCGTGACTCGCAACAAGGCAGATGGAAATGAGTGA
- a CDS encoding amino acid permease: protein MVNDAPPPQEEDSTSHPDQPRKFGFWAAYFLVVASMVGAGILTSSGFTLHDTANPAGLMFIWTLGGILALCGTVTIAELATMLPRAGSDYLFVREAFGRSAGIVVGWATFVLGFAAPTAVVGRLAANYLSIPLTQGIDFGGFTEYLEPTLATLFVVFLLMVHCLGHRESSGLQVASTLLKISFLVSLVIIGCTFGSGDWSHFQASHLPDSSEFFTLGVGLIYVSYAYTGWNAAAYVAGEVRDPERLLPRSLIAGCASVMLLYLLVNLTYVFALDPHEMTQLSYPEVTPVAQLAAQKLFGTQVADAVSILLGLGMLASVSAYMLSGPRIAFAMAHDGAFPKFAALLHAHRQTPVAAILVQGLTAIVMIWSGPFLSILNYTAIGLAVISGLVVSSVFVLRRRADLPHPYRMPLYPLPPILYLVMVAWILASGVMQDISGLQADEPQLPTTMLSILTILMGLPVAYFVARRSARPAS, encoded by the coding sequence GTGGTAAACGACGCGCCGCCTCCTCAGGAAGAGGACTCGACTTCGCATCCGGACCAACCTCGGAAGTTCGGTTTCTGGGCGGCCTATTTTCTCGTCGTGGCCAGCATGGTCGGTGCCGGGATCCTGACATCCTCCGGCTTCACCCTTCACGACACGGCCAATCCTGCCGGCTTGATGTTCATCTGGACGCTCGGCGGCATCCTCGCTCTGTGTGGCACTGTTACGATTGCCGAACTCGCCACAATGCTGCCTCGCGCTGGCAGCGACTATCTGTTCGTGCGAGAAGCGTTTGGACGCTCGGCCGGGATCGTTGTTGGCTGGGCGACATTTGTCCTCGGTTTCGCCGCGCCCACGGCGGTTGTCGGCAGACTCGCGGCGAACTATCTTTCGATCCCGCTGACCCAGGGAATCGACTTCGGTGGCTTCACTGAATACCTGGAACCAACCTTGGCGACGCTGTTTGTGGTCTTCTTGCTGATGGTTCATTGCCTGGGGCACCGCGAGAGCAGCGGCCTGCAGGTTGCCTCGACGCTGTTGAAGATCAGCTTTCTCGTTAGCTTGGTCATCATTGGCTGCACCTTCGGTAGTGGCGACTGGTCGCACTTCCAGGCCAGCCATCTGCCTGACTCCAGCGAGTTCTTCACGCTGGGAGTTGGATTGATTTACGTTAGCTACGCCTACACCGGATGGAACGCCGCTGCCTACGTCGCCGGCGAAGTCCGCGATCCCGAGCGTCTGCTGCCGCGAAGTTTGATTGCTGGTTGTGCTTCAGTGATGCTGTTGTATCTGCTGGTGAATTTAACGTATGTCTTCGCGCTCGATCCTCACGAGATGACGCAGTTAAGTTATCCTGAAGTCACCCCGGTCGCTCAGCTTGCTGCTCAAAAGCTTTTTGGGACCCAGGTCGCCGATGCGGTTTCGATTTTGTTGGGGCTTGGCATGTTGGCTTCCGTGAGTGCTTACATGTTGTCGGGGCCACGGATCGCCTTCGCCATGGCGCATGACGGAGCCTTTCCGAAGTTCGCGGCGCTACTACATGCCCATCGCCAGACACCGGTCGCAGCGATCCTGGTGCAAGGGTTGACCGCGATCGTGATGATCTGGTCCGGCCCCTTTCTATCGATCTTGAATTACACCGCCATCGGACTGGCAGTAATCTCTGGCTTGGTCGTTTCGAGTGTCTTCGTCTTGCGAAGAAGGGCCGACTTGCCACATCCTTATCGAATGCCGCTTTATCCGCTGCCGCCAATCTTGTACCTGGTGATGGTCGCGTGGATTTTAGCCAGCGGCGTGATGCAAGACATCTCAGGGCTCCAGGCAGACGAGCCTCAGTTGCCGACGACGATGCTCAGCATCCTGACGATTTTGATGGGCTTGCCGGTGGCTTATTTCGTGGCACGAAGAAGTGCCCGGCCTGCGTCGTAA
- a CDS encoding MotA/TolQ/ExbB proton channel family protein — protein MQQTDAPKISQSIAAKLGWPILIGSALTVLFYGAIHFGVIPQHSLLRYVTAHPVEYAEVGMFMVGVAALLLKAGQLVGEFRSLSHVDLPPQENGRSKIEHAPALLECLYQLPESLHPTLLFQRLSKGLRHVHASQTAAGLQDEMKYLADIDQERCEHDYSMVRIVIWATPMLGFLGTVIGITLALGNLSPEALVNEPKVAMESLLQGLSVAFDTTALALTLSIGLMFAQFVVGRIESEILSSVDQLAADELTARFETEGSATDPSVLAVKKMAERTIQTTQDLVVRQTELWRDTVSTAHQHWQRLLTTSTDQMETALHNALSESLKTHAEALASAQQHSMQRSSEQLNGVVDALYQVSSSIHAQHEQMTEQGTILLKVVEATGEVASLEDSLNRNLASLAGKQHFEETVQSLAATIHLLNSRMSGTGHNAVQLDRKDKGQAA, from the coding sequence GTGCAACAGACGGACGCCCCCAAGATTTCCCAGTCGATTGCCGCAAAGCTCGGTTGGCCGATTCTGATCGGTTCCGCCCTGACGGTTCTCTTTTATGGTGCCATTCACTTTGGCGTCATTCCCCAACATTCGCTGCTGCGTTATGTCACCGCTCACCCGGTCGAATACGCGGAAGTCGGGATGTTCATGGTGGGTGTCGCCGCCTTGCTGTTGAAGGCAGGCCAGTTGGTTGGCGAGTTCCGCTCGTTGAGCCACGTCGATCTGCCTCCCCAAGAGAATGGCCGATCCAAGATCGAACATGCTCCAGCCTTGCTGGAATGTCTTTATCAATTGCCTGAGTCGCTTCACCCGACGCTGCTGTTTCAGCGGTTGTCGAAAGGACTTCGTCATGTCCATGCCAGCCAAACCGCGGCCGGCCTGCAGGATGAGATGAAGTACCTGGCCGATATCGACCAAGAAAGGTGCGAGCACGACTACTCGATGGTTCGGATCGTGATCTGGGCCACCCCAATGCTCGGCTTCTTGGGTACCGTTATTGGTATCACGCTGGCCCTGGGTAATCTGTCGCCAGAAGCCCTGGTGAATGAACCTAAGGTCGCGATGGAAAGCCTGCTGCAAGGCTTGAGTGTCGCGTTCGATACGACGGCACTCGCGTTGACCTTGAGCATCGGCCTGATGTTCGCTCAGTTCGTGGTCGGTCGCATTGAATCGGAAATCTTGAGCAGCGTCGACCAACTGGCCGCCGACGAGCTGACCGCACGCTTCGAAACCGAAGGCAGTGCTACCGATCCAAGTGTGTTGGCCGTGAAGAAGATGGCCGAACGCACCATTCAAACGACGCAAGATCTGGTCGTTCGCCAAACCGAACTTTGGCGAGACACCGTGTCGACCGCTCATCAGCATTGGCAACGCCTGCTGACGACGAGCACCGATCAAATGGAAACCGCACTGCACAACGCATTGTCGGAATCGCTGAAGACGCATGCCGAAGCCTTGGCCTCGGCCCAGCAGCATTCGATGCAGCGTTCGTCGGAGCAACTCAATGGCGTGGTCGACGCGTTGTACCAGGTCAGTTCCTCCATTCATGCCCAGCATGAACAAATGACCGAACAAGGCACGATCCTTTTGAAAGTCGTCGAAGCGACTGGCGAAGTGGCCAGCCTCGAAGACTCGCTCAACCGTAATCTTGCTTCGCTCGCCGGCAAGCAGCACTTTGAAGAAACGGTGCAAAGCCTGGCCGCGACGATCCATCTGCTTAACTCGCGTATGTCTGGCACCGGGCACAACGCGGTTCAACTCGATCGCAAGGACAAAGGTCAAGCCGCGTGA